The proteins below come from a single Portunus trituberculatus isolate SZX2019 chromosome 34, ASM1759143v1, whole genome shotgun sequence genomic window:
- the LOC123512712 gene encoding metal-response element-binding transcription factor 2-like isoform X4 translates to MMTSMRKRDGDSEGDSGFVTPDSTTKEKVSRFVEGEDVLSHGKDGLFYLGVIVVVDSENERCLVQFEDSTAHWSLYKDLTKLKLPESDDLCVICKSSKSWETNEIVLCHICEQGYHQDCLQPRIGQEFCEPDSQWECPQCAGHSAMEKEERKKSRENSPRKQRPRPQPQNQTEENNKLVLPYEINTLTWDQGHKSNRQQTYCYCGGPGEWYNRMLQCQRCKQWFHEACVDCLHHPLLYGDRFYVFVCALCNEGTEFLHRLDVKWVDVVHLSIFNLTLQDSKTYFEYEDTITQWINDNWDQMQAPLGLQKVGVSERKHEVLRVLEGNRPRFKCGREIKKKTSIWGLRVRVPPPVPAITLPYVGPITEDSIKHITLRNKKTRNADSPPIPRSYKLREDKQEEMEEAMGRFSPAKKRAVSPSPLEQDEESPGSSGKRKRKRELDILMEDKKAKKMIEEVGSVKANSTTDSQAPVKRKRGRPPKNQPSLISEDLRDLKQKRAQKLLKEALKQGNNMHSVTKSGLDVTTPTCLTPGDTSGDETSSHGTLDSFIPPPSNFEGQNNPFLNLDSLSYGMPVVRPLKRKLNESDIRIGKNGEVKRRKVRKKGEKGKLVSLLHHHHHNASAGLNGANGIRLNGAHSIKNCVDYALNGRLSSTAKDACSEAGEEPKVAESGFSLSDLKSTVNNYFGAANRIASGEKFHVIARRISFEEKVQYLIEWDCPSSS, encoded by the exons ATGATGACCAGCATGAGGAAGAGG GATGGGGACAGCGAAGGGGACAGTGGCTTTGTGACACCAGACAGCACCACCAAGGAGAAGGTGTCCCGTTTTGTAGAGGGAGAGGACGTGCTTTCTCATGGCAAAGATGGACTCTTCTATCTTGGGGTTATAGTAGTG GTGGACAGTGAGAATGAGAGGTGTTTGGTGCAGTTTGAAGACAGCACGGCTCACTGGTCCCTGTACAAAGACCTAACCAAGCTGAAGCTGCCCGAGTCGGATGACCTGTGTGTTATCTGCAAGTCTTCCAAAAGCTGGGAAACCAACGAGATTGTACTATGTCACATCTGTGAGCAAGGCTACCACCAGGACTGTCTCCAG CCGAGGATAGGCCAGGAGTTCTGTGAGCCGGACAGCCAGTGGGAGTGTCCTCAGTGTGCTGGACACTCCGccatggagaaagaagaacgcAAAAAGTCACGGGAGAATTCTCCAAGGAAACAACGGCCGCGTCCTCAGCCACAGAACCAGACGGAAGAGAACAACAAGCTAGTCCTGCCTTACGAG ATCAACACCTTAACCTGGGACCAAGGGCACAAGAGCAACAGGCAACAGACGTACTGCTACTGTGGTGGGCCTGGCGAGTGGTACAACCGCATGCTGCAGTGCCAGAGGTGTAAGCAGTGGTTTCATGAGGCCTGTGTGGATTGCCTGCACCACCCACTCCTCTACGGTGACCG gttttatgtgtttgtgtgtgcgcttTGCAACGAGGGAACGGAATTCCTGCACCGACTGGATGTGAAGTGGGTGGATGTGGTGCATCTGTCCATCTTTAACCTGACACTGCAGGACTCCAAGACTTACTTTGAGTATGAGGACACCATCACCCAGTGGATCAATGACAACTGGGACCAGATGCAGGCGCCGCTCGGG CTGCAAAAAGTAGGAGTCAGTGAACGGAAACATGAGGTGCTGAGAGTCCTGGAGGGGAACAGACCAAG GTTCAAGTGTGGCCGGGAGATCAAGAAGAAGACCAGCATATGGGGCCTGCGGGTGCGAGTGCCTCCACCAGTGCCGGCCATCACCCTGCCATATGTTGGCCCCATCACAGAGGACTCCATCAAGCACATCACCCTGCGGAACAAGAAGACACGTAATGCGGACAG CCCTCCAATACCCCGGAGCTACAAGCTGCGGGAGGACAagcaggaggagatggaggaggcaaTGGGTCGCTTCAGTCCTGCCAAGAAGCGTGCCGTGTCCCCGTCACCGCTGGAACAGGACGAGGAAAGTCCAGGAAGCtcgggaaagaggaagagaaaacgtgaACTGGATATACTCATGGAAGATAAGAAa GCTAAGAAGATGATTGAGGAGGTGGGGTCAGTGAAGGCCAACAGCACCACAGACTCCCAGGCGCCAGTCAAGAGGAAAAGAGGCCGGCCACCTAAGAACCAGCCGAGCCTCATCTCGGAAGACTTGCGGGACCTCAAGCAGAAACGAGCGCAGAAACTCTTGAAAGAGGCGCTCAAACAG GGGAACAACATGCATTCCGTCACCAAGTCTGGGCTGGACGTCACCACCCCGACCTGCCTCACTCCCGGGGACACCAGCGGGGACGAGACCTCCTCCCATGGCACGCTGGACTCTTTCATTCCGCCGCCCTCCAACTTTGAGGGTCAGAACAACCCATTCCTGAACCTGGACTCGTTGAGCTACGGCATGCCGGTGGTGCGTCCACTCAAGCGAAAGCTGAACGAGAGCGACATCCGCATCGGCAAGAACGGCGAGGTGAAGCGGcggaaagtgaggaagaagggTGAGAAGGGCAAGCTGGTGtccctcctgcaccaccaccaccacaacgcctCCGCCGGCCTCAATGGTGCCAACGGCATCCGGCTCAACGGCGCACACAGCATCAAGAACTGTGTGGACTATGCCCTGAATGGTCGCCTCTCCTCCACCGCCAAGGACGCTTGCAGCGAGGCCGGCGAGGAGCCCAAGGTGGCCGAGTCTGGCTTCTCCCTCAGCGACCTCAAGTCCACGGTGAACAACTACTTTGGAGCGGCCAACCGCATCGCCAGTGGGGAGAAATTCCACGTGATAGCTCGGCGGATCAGCTTCGAAGAGAAAGTTCAGTACCTCATAGAGTGGGACTGTCCAAGTTCCTCATAA
- the LOC123512712 gene encoding metal-response element-binding transcription factor 2-like isoform X3 has translation MMTSMRKRCFLLSTVGLPQDGDSEGDSGFVTPDSTTKEKVSRFVEGEDVLSHGKDGLFYLGVIVVVDSENERCLVQFEDSTAHWSLYKDLTKLKLPESDDLCVICKSSKSWETNEIVLCHICEQGYHQDCLQPRIGQEFCEPDSQWECPQCAGHSAMEKEERKKSRENSPRKQRPRPQPQNQTEENNKLVLPYEINTLTWDQGHKSNRQQTYCYCGGPGEWYNRMLQCQRCKQWFHEACVDCLHHPLLYGDRFYVFVCALCNEGTEFLHRLDVKWVDVVHLSIFNLTLQDSKTYFEYEDTITQWINDNWDQMQAPLGLQKVGVSERKHEVLRVLEGNRPRFKCGREIKKKTSIWGLRVRVPPPVPAITLPYVGPITEDSIKHITLRNKKTRNADSPPIPRSYKLREDKQEEMEEAMGRFSPAKKRAVSPSPLEQDEESPGSSGKRKRKRELDILMEDKKAKKMIEEVGSVKANSTTDSQAPVKRKRGRPPKNQPSLISEDLRDLKQKRAQKLLKEALKQGNNMHSVTKSGLDVTTPTCLTPGDTSGDETSSHGTLDSFIPPPSNFEGQNNPFLNLDSLSYGMPVVRPLKRKLNESDIRIGKNGEVKRRKVRKKGEKGKLVSLLHHHHHNASAGLNGANGIRLNGAHSIKNCVDYALNGRLSSTAKDACSEAGEEPKVAESGFSLSDLKSTVNNYFGAANRIASGEKFHVIARRISFEEKVQYLIEWDCPSSS, from the exons ATGATGACCAGCATGAGGAAGAGG tgttttctACTGAGCACTGTTGGCCTCCCTCAGGATGGGGACAGCGAAGGGGACAGTGGCTTTGTGACACCAGACAGCACCACCAAGGAGAAGGTGTCCCGTTTTGTAGAGGGAGAGGACGTGCTTTCTCATGGCAAAGATGGACTCTTCTATCTTGGGGTTATAGTAGTG GTGGACAGTGAGAATGAGAGGTGTTTGGTGCAGTTTGAAGACAGCACGGCTCACTGGTCCCTGTACAAAGACCTAACCAAGCTGAAGCTGCCCGAGTCGGATGACCTGTGTGTTATCTGCAAGTCTTCCAAAAGCTGGGAAACCAACGAGATTGTACTATGTCACATCTGTGAGCAAGGCTACCACCAGGACTGTCTCCAG CCGAGGATAGGCCAGGAGTTCTGTGAGCCGGACAGCCAGTGGGAGTGTCCTCAGTGTGCTGGACACTCCGccatggagaaagaagaacgcAAAAAGTCACGGGAGAATTCTCCAAGGAAACAACGGCCGCGTCCTCAGCCACAGAACCAGACGGAAGAGAACAACAAGCTAGTCCTGCCTTACGAG ATCAACACCTTAACCTGGGACCAAGGGCACAAGAGCAACAGGCAACAGACGTACTGCTACTGTGGTGGGCCTGGCGAGTGGTACAACCGCATGCTGCAGTGCCAGAGGTGTAAGCAGTGGTTTCATGAGGCCTGTGTGGATTGCCTGCACCACCCACTCCTCTACGGTGACCG gttttatgtgtttgtgtgtgcgcttTGCAACGAGGGAACGGAATTCCTGCACCGACTGGATGTGAAGTGGGTGGATGTGGTGCATCTGTCCATCTTTAACCTGACACTGCAGGACTCCAAGACTTACTTTGAGTATGAGGACACCATCACCCAGTGGATCAATGACAACTGGGACCAGATGCAGGCGCCGCTCGGG CTGCAAAAAGTAGGAGTCAGTGAACGGAAACATGAGGTGCTGAGAGTCCTGGAGGGGAACAGACCAAG GTTCAAGTGTGGCCGGGAGATCAAGAAGAAGACCAGCATATGGGGCCTGCGGGTGCGAGTGCCTCCACCAGTGCCGGCCATCACCCTGCCATATGTTGGCCCCATCACAGAGGACTCCATCAAGCACATCACCCTGCGGAACAAGAAGACACGTAATGCGGACAG CCCTCCAATACCCCGGAGCTACAAGCTGCGGGAGGACAagcaggaggagatggaggaggcaaTGGGTCGCTTCAGTCCTGCCAAGAAGCGTGCCGTGTCCCCGTCACCGCTGGAACAGGACGAGGAAAGTCCAGGAAGCtcgggaaagaggaagagaaaacgtgaACTGGATATACTCATGGAAGATAAGAAa GCTAAGAAGATGATTGAGGAGGTGGGGTCAGTGAAGGCCAACAGCACCACAGACTCCCAGGCGCCAGTCAAGAGGAAAAGAGGCCGGCCACCTAAGAACCAGCCGAGCCTCATCTCGGAAGACTTGCGGGACCTCAAGCAGAAACGAGCGCAGAAACTCTTGAAAGAGGCGCTCAAACAG GGGAACAACATGCATTCCGTCACCAAGTCTGGGCTGGACGTCACCACCCCGACCTGCCTCACTCCCGGGGACACCAGCGGGGACGAGACCTCCTCCCATGGCACGCTGGACTCTTTCATTCCGCCGCCCTCCAACTTTGAGGGTCAGAACAACCCATTCCTGAACCTGGACTCGTTGAGCTACGGCATGCCGGTGGTGCGTCCACTCAAGCGAAAGCTGAACGAGAGCGACATCCGCATCGGCAAGAACGGCGAGGTGAAGCGGcggaaagtgaggaagaagggTGAGAAGGGCAAGCTGGTGtccctcctgcaccaccaccaccacaacgcctCCGCCGGCCTCAATGGTGCCAACGGCATCCGGCTCAACGGCGCACACAGCATCAAGAACTGTGTGGACTATGCCCTGAATGGTCGCCTCTCCTCCACCGCCAAGGACGCTTGCAGCGAGGCCGGCGAGGAGCCCAAGGTGGCCGAGTCTGGCTTCTCCCTCAGCGACCTCAAGTCCACGGTGAACAACTACTTTGGAGCGGCCAACCGCATCGCCAGTGGGGAGAAATTCCACGTGATAGCTCGGCGGATCAGCTTCGAAGAGAAAGTTCAGTACCTCATAGAGTGGGACTGTCCAAGTTCCTCATAA
- the LOC123512712 gene encoding metal-response element-binding transcription factor 2-like isoform X1, which produces MMTSMRKRCFLLSTVGLPQDGDSEGDSGFVTPDSTTKEKVSRFVEGEDVLSHGKDGLFYLGVIVVVDSENERCLVQFEDSTAHWSLYKDLTKLKLPESDDLCVICKSSKSWETNEIVLCHICEQGYHQDCLQVSSLPDDTATGAMRQPRIGQEFCEPDSQWECPQCAGHSAMEKEERKKSRENSPRKQRPRPQPQNQTEENNKLVLPYEINTLTWDQGHKSNRQQTYCYCGGPGEWYNRMLQCQRCKQWFHEACVDCLHHPLLYGDRFYVFVCALCNEGTEFLHRLDVKWVDVVHLSIFNLTLQDSKTYFEYEDTITQWINDNWDQMQAPLGLQKVGVSERKHEVLRVLEGNRPRFKCGREIKKKTSIWGLRVRVPPPVPAITLPYVGPITEDSIKHITLRNKKTRNADSPPIPRSYKLREDKQEEMEEAMGRFSPAKKRAVSPSPLEQDEESPGSSGKRKRKRELDILMEDKKAKKMIEEVGSVKANSTTDSQAPVKRKRGRPPKNQPSLISEDLRDLKQKRAQKLLKEALKQGNNMHSVTKSGLDVTTPTCLTPGDTSGDETSSHGTLDSFIPPPSNFEGQNNPFLNLDSLSYGMPVVRPLKRKLNESDIRIGKNGEVKRRKVRKKGEKGKLVSLLHHHHHNASAGLNGANGIRLNGAHSIKNCVDYALNGRLSSTAKDACSEAGEEPKVAESGFSLSDLKSTVNNYFGAANRIASGEKFHVIARRISFEEKVQYLIEWDCPSSS; this is translated from the exons ATGATGACCAGCATGAGGAAGAGG tgttttctACTGAGCACTGTTGGCCTCCCTCAGGATGGGGACAGCGAAGGGGACAGTGGCTTTGTGACACCAGACAGCACCACCAAGGAGAAGGTGTCCCGTTTTGTAGAGGGAGAGGACGTGCTTTCTCATGGCAAAGATGGACTCTTCTATCTTGGGGTTATAGTAGTG GTGGACAGTGAGAATGAGAGGTGTTTGGTGCAGTTTGAAGACAGCACGGCTCACTGGTCCCTGTACAAAGACCTAACCAAGCTGAAGCTGCCCGAGTCGGATGACCTGTGTGTTATCTGCAAGTCTTCCAAAAGCTGGGAAACCAACGAGATTGTACTATGTCACATCTGTGAGCAAGGCTACCACCAGGACTGTCTCCAGGTGAGCAGCCTCCCAGATGACACAGCTACAGGTGCAATGAGACAG CCGAGGATAGGCCAGGAGTTCTGTGAGCCGGACAGCCAGTGGGAGTGTCCTCAGTGTGCTGGACACTCCGccatggagaaagaagaacgcAAAAAGTCACGGGAGAATTCTCCAAGGAAACAACGGCCGCGTCCTCAGCCACAGAACCAGACGGAAGAGAACAACAAGCTAGTCCTGCCTTACGAG ATCAACACCTTAACCTGGGACCAAGGGCACAAGAGCAACAGGCAACAGACGTACTGCTACTGTGGTGGGCCTGGCGAGTGGTACAACCGCATGCTGCAGTGCCAGAGGTGTAAGCAGTGGTTTCATGAGGCCTGTGTGGATTGCCTGCACCACCCACTCCTCTACGGTGACCG gttttatgtgtttgtgtgtgcgcttTGCAACGAGGGAACGGAATTCCTGCACCGACTGGATGTGAAGTGGGTGGATGTGGTGCATCTGTCCATCTTTAACCTGACACTGCAGGACTCCAAGACTTACTTTGAGTATGAGGACACCATCACCCAGTGGATCAATGACAACTGGGACCAGATGCAGGCGCCGCTCGGG CTGCAAAAAGTAGGAGTCAGTGAACGGAAACATGAGGTGCTGAGAGTCCTGGAGGGGAACAGACCAAG GTTCAAGTGTGGCCGGGAGATCAAGAAGAAGACCAGCATATGGGGCCTGCGGGTGCGAGTGCCTCCACCAGTGCCGGCCATCACCCTGCCATATGTTGGCCCCATCACAGAGGACTCCATCAAGCACATCACCCTGCGGAACAAGAAGACACGTAATGCGGACAG CCCTCCAATACCCCGGAGCTACAAGCTGCGGGAGGACAagcaggaggagatggaggaggcaaTGGGTCGCTTCAGTCCTGCCAAGAAGCGTGCCGTGTCCCCGTCACCGCTGGAACAGGACGAGGAAAGTCCAGGAAGCtcgggaaagaggaagagaaaacgtgaACTGGATATACTCATGGAAGATAAGAAa GCTAAGAAGATGATTGAGGAGGTGGGGTCAGTGAAGGCCAACAGCACCACAGACTCCCAGGCGCCAGTCAAGAGGAAAAGAGGCCGGCCACCTAAGAACCAGCCGAGCCTCATCTCGGAAGACTTGCGGGACCTCAAGCAGAAACGAGCGCAGAAACTCTTGAAAGAGGCGCTCAAACAG GGGAACAACATGCATTCCGTCACCAAGTCTGGGCTGGACGTCACCACCCCGACCTGCCTCACTCCCGGGGACACCAGCGGGGACGAGACCTCCTCCCATGGCACGCTGGACTCTTTCATTCCGCCGCCCTCCAACTTTGAGGGTCAGAACAACCCATTCCTGAACCTGGACTCGTTGAGCTACGGCATGCCGGTGGTGCGTCCACTCAAGCGAAAGCTGAACGAGAGCGACATCCGCATCGGCAAGAACGGCGAGGTGAAGCGGcggaaagtgaggaagaagggTGAGAAGGGCAAGCTGGTGtccctcctgcaccaccaccaccacaacgcctCCGCCGGCCTCAATGGTGCCAACGGCATCCGGCTCAACGGCGCACACAGCATCAAGAACTGTGTGGACTATGCCCTGAATGGTCGCCTCTCCTCCACCGCCAAGGACGCTTGCAGCGAGGCCGGCGAGGAGCCCAAGGTGGCCGAGTCTGGCTTCTCCCTCAGCGACCTCAAGTCCACGGTGAACAACTACTTTGGAGCGGCCAACCGCATCGCCAGTGGGGAGAAATTCCACGTGATAGCTCGGCGGATCAGCTTCGAAGAGAAAGTTCAGTACCTCATAGAGTGGGACTGTCCAAGTTCCTCATAA
- the LOC123512712 gene encoding metal-response element-binding transcription factor 2-like isoform X2: MMTSMRKRDGDSEGDSGFVTPDSTTKEKVSRFVEGEDVLSHGKDGLFYLGVIVVVDSENERCLVQFEDSTAHWSLYKDLTKLKLPESDDLCVICKSSKSWETNEIVLCHICEQGYHQDCLQVSSLPDDTATGAMRQPRIGQEFCEPDSQWECPQCAGHSAMEKEERKKSRENSPRKQRPRPQPQNQTEENNKLVLPYEINTLTWDQGHKSNRQQTYCYCGGPGEWYNRMLQCQRCKQWFHEACVDCLHHPLLYGDRFYVFVCALCNEGTEFLHRLDVKWVDVVHLSIFNLTLQDSKTYFEYEDTITQWINDNWDQMQAPLGLQKVGVSERKHEVLRVLEGNRPRFKCGREIKKKTSIWGLRVRVPPPVPAITLPYVGPITEDSIKHITLRNKKTRNADSPPIPRSYKLREDKQEEMEEAMGRFSPAKKRAVSPSPLEQDEESPGSSGKRKRKRELDILMEDKKAKKMIEEVGSVKANSTTDSQAPVKRKRGRPPKNQPSLISEDLRDLKQKRAQKLLKEALKQGNNMHSVTKSGLDVTTPTCLTPGDTSGDETSSHGTLDSFIPPPSNFEGQNNPFLNLDSLSYGMPVVRPLKRKLNESDIRIGKNGEVKRRKVRKKGEKGKLVSLLHHHHHNASAGLNGANGIRLNGAHSIKNCVDYALNGRLSSTAKDACSEAGEEPKVAESGFSLSDLKSTVNNYFGAANRIASGEKFHVIARRISFEEKVQYLIEWDCPSSS; this comes from the exons ATGATGACCAGCATGAGGAAGAGG GATGGGGACAGCGAAGGGGACAGTGGCTTTGTGACACCAGACAGCACCACCAAGGAGAAGGTGTCCCGTTTTGTAGAGGGAGAGGACGTGCTTTCTCATGGCAAAGATGGACTCTTCTATCTTGGGGTTATAGTAGTG GTGGACAGTGAGAATGAGAGGTGTTTGGTGCAGTTTGAAGACAGCACGGCTCACTGGTCCCTGTACAAAGACCTAACCAAGCTGAAGCTGCCCGAGTCGGATGACCTGTGTGTTATCTGCAAGTCTTCCAAAAGCTGGGAAACCAACGAGATTGTACTATGTCACATCTGTGAGCAAGGCTACCACCAGGACTGTCTCCAGGTGAGCAGCCTCCCAGATGACACAGCTACAGGTGCAATGAGACAG CCGAGGATAGGCCAGGAGTTCTGTGAGCCGGACAGCCAGTGGGAGTGTCCTCAGTGTGCTGGACACTCCGccatggagaaagaagaacgcAAAAAGTCACGGGAGAATTCTCCAAGGAAACAACGGCCGCGTCCTCAGCCACAGAACCAGACGGAAGAGAACAACAAGCTAGTCCTGCCTTACGAG ATCAACACCTTAACCTGGGACCAAGGGCACAAGAGCAACAGGCAACAGACGTACTGCTACTGTGGTGGGCCTGGCGAGTGGTACAACCGCATGCTGCAGTGCCAGAGGTGTAAGCAGTGGTTTCATGAGGCCTGTGTGGATTGCCTGCACCACCCACTCCTCTACGGTGACCG gttttatgtgtttgtgtgtgcgcttTGCAACGAGGGAACGGAATTCCTGCACCGACTGGATGTGAAGTGGGTGGATGTGGTGCATCTGTCCATCTTTAACCTGACACTGCAGGACTCCAAGACTTACTTTGAGTATGAGGACACCATCACCCAGTGGATCAATGACAACTGGGACCAGATGCAGGCGCCGCTCGGG CTGCAAAAAGTAGGAGTCAGTGAACGGAAACATGAGGTGCTGAGAGTCCTGGAGGGGAACAGACCAAG GTTCAAGTGTGGCCGGGAGATCAAGAAGAAGACCAGCATATGGGGCCTGCGGGTGCGAGTGCCTCCACCAGTGCCGGCCATCACCCTGCCATATGTTGGCCCCATCACAGAGGACTCCATCAAGCACATCACCCTGCGGAACAAGAAGACACGTAATGCGGACAG CCCTCCAATACCCCGGAGCTACAAGCTGCGGGAGGACAagcaggaggagatggaggaggcaaTGGGTCGCTTCAGTCCTGCCAAGAAGCGTGCCGTGTCCCCGTCACCGCTGGAACAGGACGAGGAAAGTCCAGGAAGCtcgggaaagaggaagagaaaacgtgaACTGGATATACTCATGGAAGATAAGAAa GCTAAGAAGATGATTGAGGAGGTGGGGTCAGTGAAGGCCAACAGCACCACAGACTCCCAGGCGCCAGTCAAGAGGAAAAGAGGCCGGCCACCTAAGAACCAGCCGAGCCTCATCTCGGAAGACTTGCGGGACCTCAAGCAGAAACGAGCGCAGAAACTCTTGAAAGAGGCGCTCAAACAG GGGAACAACATGCATTCCGTCACCAAGTCTGGGCTGGACGTCACCACCCCGACCTGCCTCACTCCCGGGGACACCAGCGGGGACGAGACCTCCTCCCATGGCACGCTGGACTCTTTCATTCCGCCGCCCTCCAACTTTGAGGGTCAGAACAACCCATTCCTGAACCTGGACTCGTTGAGCTACGGCATGCCGGTGGTGCGTCCACTCAAGCGAAAGCTGAACGAGAGCGACATCCGCATCGGCAAGAACGGCGAGGTGAAGCGGcggaaagtgaggaagaagggTGAGAAGGGCAAGCTGGTGtccctcctgcaccaccaccaccacaacgcctCCGCCGGCCTCAATGGTGCCAACGGCATCCGGCTCAACGGCGCACACAGCATCAAGAACTGTGTGGACTATGCCCTGAATGGTCGCCTCTCCTCCACCGCCAAGGACGCTTGCAGCGAGGCCGGCGAGGAGCCCAAGGTGGCCGAGTCTGGCTTCTCCCTCAGCGACCTCAAGTCCACGGTGAACAACTACTTTGGAGCGGCCAACCGCATCGCCAGTGGGGAGAAATTCCACGTGATAGCTCGGCGGATCAGCTTCGAAGAGAAAGTTCAGTACCTCATAGAGTGGGACTGTCCAAGTTCCTCATAA